A genomic region of Dactylococcopsis salina PCC 8305 contains the following coding sequences:
- the bicA gene encoding bicarbonate transporter BicA produces the protein MKITNTIHFRNLRGDILGGITTAVVALPMALAFGIASGAGAAAGLWGAILVGFFAALFGGAPSLISEPTGPMTVIVTAVIAELTASHPETGLAMAFTVVMMAGGFQILFGVLRLGRYITMLPYNVISGFMTGIGVILIFVQLAPFLGQETPKGGAIGVIKNLPMLIANLNPWETLLGIITLVILFLYPSRWKNIVPPQLIALIIGTLVSMFLLNGVEIRTIGTIGEITPGLPQLQMPTFSGENLRLMFVNAIILGTVGSIDCLLTCVVSDGLTRQEHKSNKELVGQGIANIITGLCGGIAGSGATTPTVVNIQAGGRTALSGITRALILLIIVLWAAPLTSGIPLSVLAGIVLKVGINIIDWGFLKRVHKISWKAAGIVYGVVLLTVFVDLMIAVAVGLFIANILTIDRLSQLQSNSVKAITDADDQIVLSPEESKVLDAANGRVLLFHLSGPMIFGVAKAISREHRAIENYDVLIVDLGEVPVLGVTSSLTLENAIQEAIDAGREVIIVGATGKVKSRLETLGVAGLIADQNWMDSRLNALKEGLRIVQSGETMVSHS, from the coding sequence ATGAAAATTACGAATACCATCCATTTTCGTAACCTTAGAGGCGACATTCTCGGAGGAATCACGACTGCGGTAGTCGCTTTACCCATGGCGTTAGCGTTTGGGATTGCTTCTGGCGCTGGTGCGGCTGCTGGTTTGTGGGGAGCAATTTTAGTGGGGTTTTTCGCCGCTTTATTTGGTGGTGCGCCCAGTCTAATTTCTGAACCAACCGGTCCAATGACAGTAATTGTAACGGCTGTAATTGCTGAATTAACCGCTAGTCATCCTGAAACGGGTTTAGCGATGGCTTTTACCGTAGTGATGATGGCGGGAGGGTTTCAGATTCTCTTTGGGGTGTTGCGCTTAGGGCGTTATATTACCATGCTTCCCTATAATGTCATTTCAGGTTTTATGACTGGCATTGGGGTAATTTTAATTTTTGTACAACTAGCACCGTTTTTAGGACAAGAAACCCCAAAAGGAGGAGCAATTGGGGTGATTAAAAATCTTCCCATGTTAATTGCAAATCTGAATCCTTGGGAGACACTTTTGGGAATCATTACCTTAGTAATTCTCTTTTTATATCCCTCTCGATGGAAAAATATTGTTCCACCACAATTAATCGCTCTCATCATTGGAACATTGGTTTCAATGTTTCTTTTAAATGGGGTAGAAATCAGAACCATTGGCACAATTGGGGAAATTACGCCAGGTTTACCTCAGTTACAGATGCCGACATTTAGCGGTGAAAATTTACGGTTAATGTTTGTTAATGCCATTATTTTAGGAACAGTCGGTTCGATCGATTGCTTATTAACTTGCGTGGTTTCTGATGGTTTAACTCGACAAGAACACAAATCAAATAAAGAATTAGTCGGTCAAGGAATCGCAAATATTATTACAGGATTATGTGGGGGAATTGCTGGTTCAGGCGCAACAACGCCAACTGTGGTTAATATTCAAGCAGGAGGACGAACGGCTTTATCTGGCATTACTCGTGCTTTAATTCTGTTAATTATTGTTTTATGGGCTGCTCCTTTAACCTCTGGGATTCCTTTATCGGTTTTAGCGGGAATTGTCTTAAAAGTGGGAATTAATATTATTGATTGGGGATTCCTGAAACGAGTTCACAAAATTTCCTGGAAAGCTGCGGGAATTGTTTATGGTGTGGTCTTATTAACGGTATTTGTTGACTTAATGATTGCCGTTGCTGTGGGATTATTTATTGCTAATATTCTCACCATCGATCGACTCTCCCAATTACAATCGAATTCCGTTAAAGCCATTACTGATGCTGATGATCAAATTGTTCTTTCTCCTGAAGAAAGCAAAGTTTTAGATGCTGCCAATGGGCGCGTTTTATTATTCCATCTCAGTGGTCCGATGATTTTTGGCGTAGCAAAAGCGATTTCCAGAGAACACCGCGCGATCGAGAATTATGATGTTTTAATTGTGGATTTAGGGGAAGTTCCCGTGTTAGGTGTAACTTCTTCTTTAACCTTAGAAAATGCCATTCAAGAAGCGATCGATGCGGGACGAGAAGTGATAATTGTTGGCGCAACTGGAAAAGTAAAAAGCCGTCTCGAAACTTTAGGAGTTGCGGGTTTAATTGCGGATCAAAATTGGATGGATTCTCGTTTAAATGCTCTAAAAGAAGGTTTAAGAATTGTCCAATCTGGGGAAACTATGGTTTCTCATTCCTAG
- the ccsB gene encoding c-type cytochrome biogenesis protein CcsB yields the protein MDLIALQHKLDNISFLVLFLTMLIYWVGTAFRNLSFLQPLGTAGMAIGNFCIAGLLTARWLEAGYFPISNLYESLFFLAWGVTAVHLLVELNTQNSLLGVFSAPLAMSITAFAALSLPPEMQSSEPLVPALKSNWLMMHVSVMMLSYATLMVGSLLAIAFLIVTKGNSVALQGSSFGTGNDRIRAIKNQNHLATVSNTGSDNHTQTAVLEKSETTTETQLSPQRLNLAQTLDNLSYRVIGLGFPLLTIGIIAGAVWANEAWGSYWSWDPKETWALITWLVFAAYLHARITKGWQGKRPAILASTGFVVVWICYLGVNLLGQGLHSYGWFF from the coding sequence ATGGATTTAATTGCGCTACAACATAAACTTGATAATATTTCGTTCTTGGTGCTGTTTCTGACCATGTTAATTTACTGGGTGGGAACTGCTTTTCGTAACTTGTCTTTCCTTCAGCCCTTGGGAACAGCAGGAATGGCAATTGGCAATTTCTGCATCGCGGGTTTATTGACCGCACGTTGGCTGGAAGCTGGTTATTTTCCCATTAGTAATTTGTATGAGTCGCTGTTTTTTCTCGCTTGGGGTGTAACGGCGGTTCATTTACTGGTGGAGTTAAACACTCAAAATTCTTTACTTGGTGTTTTTAGTGCGCCCTTAGCCATGAGTATCACCGCGTTTGCGGCTTTGAGTCTTCCCCCAGAAATGCAGTCCTCTGAACCTTTAGTTCCTGCTTTAAAGTCCAATTGGTTGATGATGCACGTTAGTGTAATGATGTTGAGTTATGCGACTTTGATGGTGGGGTCTCTCCTCGCGATCGCGTTTTTAATTGTGACGAAAGGAAATTCGGTTGCCCTACAAGGAAGTTCTTTTGGCACAGGAAACGATCGCATCCGTGCCATCAAAAATCAAAATCACTTAGCAACAGTGAGCAATACTGGCAGTGACAACCACACTCAAACCGCAGTTTTAGAGAAATCAGAAACCACAACCGAGACTCAGCTATCCCCTCAACGGTTGAACTTAGCCCAAACCTTAGACAATCTCAGCTACCGTGTCATTGGTTTAGGGTTTCCGTTACTCACCATTGGCATTATTGCTGGTGCAGTTTGGGCAAATGAGGCTTGGGGGTCTTATTGGAGTTGGGACCCGAAAGAAACTTGGGCGTTGATTACTTGGTTAGTTTTTGCTGCCTATCTTCACGCCAGAATTACCAAAGGATGGCAAGGAAAACGACCTGCAATTTTAGCCAGTACAGGATTTGTGGTGGTTTGGATTTGTTATTTAGGGGTAAATTTATTGGGGCAAGGTTTACATTCCTACGGTTGGTTTTTCTAA